The following proteins come from a genomic window of Triticum aestivum cultivar Chinese Spring chromosome 6A, IWGSC CS RefSeq v2.1, whole genome shotgun sequence:
- the LOC123132158 gene encoding spliceosome-associated protein 130 A yields the protein MYLYSLTLQRATGAVCAVIGSFSGRDSKKSNAAGSSTQEIAVARGGTLDLLRPDPETGRLRTLLSVDVFGAIRSLAQFRLTGATKDYLVVGSDSGRLVILEYSPDRNRFDKVHQETFGKSGCRRIVPGQLLSVDPKGRALCIAALEKQKLVYVLNRDASARLTISSPLEAHKSHTLTFALTALDCGFDNPVFGAIELEYGDSDRDPTGQAASHAQKLLTFYELDLGLNHVSRKVSEPIDNGANMLVTVPGGADGPSGLLVCCDNFILYRNQGHPEVRAVIPRRVDLPAERGVLIVAAATHRQKSLFFFLLQTEYGDIFKVDLDHHGDTVSELRIKYFDTIPVASAICVLRSGFLFAASEFGNHALYQFRDIGRDVDVESSSATLMETEEGFQPVFFQPRALKNLVRIDEIESLMPIMDMRIANLFDEETPQVYTACGRGSRSTLRILRPGLAISEMARSMLPAEPIAVWTVKKNINDMFDAYIVVSFANVTLVLSIGETIEEVSDSQFLDTTHSLAVSLLGEDSLMQVHPNGIRHIREDGRVNEWRTPGKKTITKVGSNRLQVVIALSGGELIYFEMDMTGQLMEVEKQDMSGDVACLAIAPVPEGRQRSRFLAVGSYDNTIRILSLDPDDCLQPLSVQSVSSAPESLLFLEVQASVGGEDGADYPANLFLNAGLQNGVLFRTNVDMVTGQLSDTRSRFLGLRPPKLFPCIVSHRQAMLCLSSRPWLGYIHQGHFLLTPLSCDTLESAASFSSDQCSEGVVAVAGDALRIFTIERLGETFNETSIPLRYTPRKFVILPKKKYLAVIESDKGAFSAEQREAAKKECLEAAGAAENGNGNGDQMENGDGQEDGEESNALPDEQYGYPKAESEKWASCIRILDPRSRDTTCLLELQDNEAAVSICTVNFHDKEHGTLLAVGTTKGLQFWPKRSLASGFIHIYKFVNEGKSLELLHKTQVEEVPLSLCQFQGRLLAGVGSVLRLYDLGKRKLLRKCENKLFPRTIVSIHTYRDRIYVGDMQESFHYCKYRRDENQLYIFADDSVPRWLTAANHIDFDTMAGADKFGNIYFARLPQDLSDEIEEDPTGGKIKWEQGKLNGAPNKVEEIVQFHVGDVVTCLQKASLIPGGGECLIYGTVMGSVGALLAFTSREDVDFFSHLEMHLRQEHPPLCGRDHMAYRSAYFPVKDVIDGDLCEQYPALPADMQRKIADELDRTPGEILKKLEDIRNKII from the exons atgTACCTCTACAGCCTGACGCTGCAGCGGGCGACGGGCGCCGTGTGCGCCGTCATCGGCAGCTTCAGCGGCCGCGACTCGAAGAAGTCGAACGCCGCGGGCTCCTCCACGCAGGAGATCGCCGTCGCCCGCGGCGGCACGCTCGACCTCCTCCGCCCGGACCCGGAGACGGGCCGCCTCCGCACGCTCCTCTCCGTCGACGTCTTCGGCGCCATCCGCTCGCTCGCCCAGTTCCGCCTCACGGGGGCCACCAAGGACTACCTCGTCGTCGGCTCCGACTCCGGCCGCCTCGTCATCCTCGAGTACTCCCCCGACCGCAACCGCTTCGACAAGGTCCACCAGGAGACCTTCGGCAAGTCCGGCTGCCGCCGCATCGTGCCCGGCCAGCTCCTCTCCGTCGACCCCAAGGGCCGGGCGCTCTGCATCGCCGCCCTCGAGAAGCAGAAGCTCGTCTACGTCCTCAACCGCGACGCCTCCGCCCGCCTCACCATCTCCTCCCCGCTTGAGGCGCACAAGTCCCACACGCTCACCTTCGCCCTCACGGCCCTCGACTGCGGATTTGACAACCCTGTCTTTGGTGCCATCGAGCTTGAGTACGGTGACTCTGACCGTGACCCCACAGGGCAGGCTGCTAGCCACGCGCAGAAGCTCCTCACCTTCTACGAGCTCGACCTGGGGCTCAATCATGTTTCCCGCAAGGTCTCCGAGCCGATTGACAATGGTGCTAATATGCTAGTGACAGTGCCTGGTGGTGCTGATGGGCCTAGCGGGCTTCTTGTTTGCTGTGACAACTTCATCCTGTACCGGAACCAGGGCCACCCGGAGGTGCGTGCTGTCATTCCACGCCGTGTTGACCTCCCGGCTGAGCGTGGCGTCCTCATAGTTGCTGCTGCGACGCACAGGCAGAAGAGCCTGTTCTTCTTCTTACTACAGACTGAGTATGGTGATATCTTTAAGGTTGACCTGGACCACCATGGTGATACTGTTAGTGAGCTCAGGATCAAATATTTTGACACCATACCTGTGGCATCTGCTATCTGTGTGCTGCGGTCAGGTTTCCTCTTTGCTGCTTCTGAGTTTGGCAACCACGCACTTTACCAATTCCGTGATATTGGCCGGGATGTGGATGTTGAGTCCTCCTCTGCGACACTGATGGAGACAGAGGAGGGGTTCCAGCCAGTGTTCTTTCAGCCGAGGGCACTCAAGAACCTTGTCCGGATTGATGAGATAGAGAGCCTCATGCCAATCATGGATATGCGTATTGCAAATTTATTCGATGAGGAAACACCCCAGGTGTACACAGCTTGCGGCCGTGGCTCACGCTCCACGCTGCGGATCCTTAGACCTGGCCTTGCCATCAGCGAGATGGCCCGATCAATGCTGCCTGCTGAGCCCATTGCTGTTTGGACTGTCAAGAAGAATATCAACGACATGTTTGACGCCTACATTGTTGTGTCCTTTGCTAATGTCACACTTGTGCTCTCAATTGGAGAGACCATTGAAGAAGTCAGCGACAGCCAGTTCCTGGACACCACTCACTCACTGGCAGTTTCGCTCCTTGGTGAGGACTCTCTCATGCAGGTCCACCCGAACGGTATCAGGCATATCAGGGAGGATGGCCGTGTCAATGAGTGGAGGACGCCTGGGAAGAAAACTATCACCAAGGTTGGATCAAACCGGCTCCAGGTGGTAATTGCCCTCAGTGGTGGAGAGCTCATCTATTTTGAGATGGATATGACAGGTCAGCTCATGGAGGTGGAGAAGCAGGACATGTCTGGTGATGTCGCgtgcctggccattgctccggttCCTGAAGGGAGGCAAAGGTCCCGTTTTCTCGCAGTTGGCTCCTATGATAACACCATCAGGATACTCTCCCTTGACCCCGATGACTGCTTGCAGCCTCTTAGTGTACAAAGTGTGTCCTCGGCTCCGGAATCTCTCTTGTTCTTAGAAGTACAGGCATCAGTTGGTGGCGAGGATGGTGCAGATTATCCAGCCAACCTTTTCCTTAATGCTGGTTTGCAGAATGGTGTCCTTTTCCGAACCAATGTTGACATGGTCACTGGCCAGCTATCAGACACACGGTCTCGATTCCTTGGTCTGAGACCTCCAAAGCTGTTTCCCTGCATAGTTAGCCACCGACAAGCAATGCTTTGCCTGTCCAGCCGCCCCTGGCTTGGCTATATACATCAAGGTCACTTCCTCTTGACACCACTCTCATGCGACACACTTGAGTCTGCTGCGTCGTTCTCTTCTGACCAGTGCTCAGaaggtgttgttgctgttgctggaGACGCTCTGCGTATTTTCACCATCGAACGTCTGGGAGAGACATTCAATGAGACATCTATCCCTCTGCGTTACACCCCGAGGAAATTTGTGATTCTACCAAAAAAGAAATACCTTGCAGTCATTGAGAGTGACAAGGGTGCATTTAGCGCAGAACAGCGAGAAGCTGCTAAGAAGGAGTGCCTTGAGGCTGCTGGTGCGGCGGaaaatggaaatggtaatgggGATCAAATGGAGAATGGTGATGGTCAAGAAGATGGTGAGGAGAGTAACGCACTTCCTGATGAACAATATGGTTACCCAAAGGCAGAATCAGAAAAGTGGGCTTCctgcattagaattcttgatccgAGGAGCAGGGACACAACTTGTCTTCTGGAATTGCAGGACAATGAGGCAGCTGTCAGTATTTGCACCGTGAATTTCCATGATAAGGAGCATGGTACTCTTCTAGCTGTTGGTACTACCAAGGGATTGCAGTTCTGGCCAAAGAGGAGCCTCGCTTCTGGTTTCATCCACATATACAAGTTTGTCAATGAAGGGAAGTCGCTTGAACTTCTTCACAAAACACAAGTGGAGGAAGTGCCTCTTTCTTTGTGCCAGTTTCAGGGACGGTTGCTTGCAGGTGTTGGTTCAGTGCTCAGGTTATATGATCTTGGGAagagaaagttgctcagaaaatgTGAAAACAAGCTTTTCCCAAGGACAATAGTGTCTATTCATACTTACCGTGATAGGATCTATGTTGGTGATATGCAAGAG TCGTTTCATTATTGCAAGTATAGACGGGACGAAAACCAGCTGTATATCTTCGCTGATGACAGTGTTCCTAGATGGCTTACAGCAGCAAATCACATAGATTTCGACACTATGGCAGGAGCCGACAAGTTTGGGAACATATATTTTGCTCGTCTTCCCCAGGATCTCTCAGATGAAATTGAGGAAGACCCAACTGGAGGCAAGATTAAATGGGAGCAAGGGAAGTTAAATGGTGCTCCAAACAAAGTGGAGGAGATTGTGCAGTTTCATGTTGGTGATGTTGTGACATGTTTGCAGAAGGCTTCTTTGATACCTGGCGGAGGTGAATGCCTTATTTATGGGACTGTAATGGGTAGTGTGGGAGCACTGCTTGCATTCACCTCAAGGGAAGATGTTGACTTCTTCTCTCACTTGGAGATGCATCTCCGCCAGGAGCATCCACCATTATGTGGAAGAGATCACATGGCCTACAGATCTGCTTATTTCCCAGTGAAG GATGTAATTGATGGCGATCTCTGTGAGCAGTATCCAGCCCTCCCAGCTGATATGCAGAGGAAGATTGCCGATGAGCTCGACCGAACTCCAGGTGAAATCCTGAAGAAGCTGGAAGACATCAGAAACAAAATCATCTAG